In Ascochyta rabiei chromosome 2, complete sequence, one genomic interval encodes:
- a CDS encoding Glycerophosphodiester phosphodiesterase has product MKFGHDLPRNQVPEWASSYINYKGLKKLIKSAAAASNHGSDPDLAEFFFSLDRNLEDVDTFYNRKYAEYARRLRLLQSRYGRVAQMPDGIDKDEAQDLMDALLELRSQLRKLQWYGEVNRKGFVKITKKLDKKIPTVCTQERYLVSRVNPRPFTRNFSLNQDVKTVNEWLSGLGDIKTFDDSGSTYSAASLGRVPGRSLNLPSALLDAFEDTIRSDRVDDVDRLLSEAAISNETTSAAFRQVLLNFLQRAVSYRAKLCIPKLLQNVASLDEEDDINKRNVIHRLVISIGRSKTGETLDGEARLPQSLLDARNFIVPATAPNRQPRPCTTTEEESTKLLSLNDESVRLLVYLLDQLQPHQRIALQSRDAFGRLPLHYAAGYGFVVICQVVIKHMQDWGQFDVSRGIDAQYWQDDEGDAPLHLSVKGGHPLTTKALLEAEDWCGPSEERLTSRKTVSQSGEALALATKMNFVTIVKLLVDAGVDVNYQNKQGETALHIAAQYGHVECARALLEGSSVNKIDVDIPENTFAWTPLFNACVDKHLPVVELLAAAGADLQRHDNSGWTAKEQAALRGHMEIAYYLAKLCPTTGSSLQPTADTRIARAGSPPQSSLDEKTSKNMARENSQIMQKVPDPVKSYGHRYLANETMILVSLGSMDMRKNVPAIALDDIPIADAHATQLDTALSVFVSASGATGETYPIDLPVQDIATEPITFMTKDVSKVQLLFDICPTYAGSKDSIVGRGVALLSTIKTHIGSKRIPLQGDVKVPIVAASTLQVIGTVNFNFLIITPFQHPNMSITEEHTYWKKMASTMVIGHRGLGKNTDKQRTLQLGENTIQSFISAANLGAEYVEFDVQLTKDLVPVIYHDFLVSETGIDAPVHTLTLDQFLHIGEGQKPRPSRAGSPETVLPSNGVLNGEEQRSNPKRLRSYSVDNSTQRNIHTERQDELKERMKYTRDYIKKGYKGNSRAISIGSDFTTLERMFKSKDIPAATGFNIEMKYPMLHESEEEEMDQYAVELNSFIDTVLQVVYDHSNKRRIVFSSFNPDICLMLSFKQPSIPVLFLTDAGTSDVGDKRAASLQEAIRFASRWNLFGIVSAADPLVMCPRFIRMVKENGLVCMTYGVLNNDPKNVRLQEKEGIDAVIVDSVLSIRQGLQAPDEANLSGTHVTTLPISSPPIPVIKEGNEGTPAVRLNGHLQMA; this is encoded by the exons ATGAAGTTTGGGCACGACTTGCCGCGAAACCAGGTCCCGGAGTGGGCTTCGTCTTACATCAACTACAAAGGCTTGAAGAAGCTCATTAAATCTGCAGCCGCAGCCTCGAACCATGGCTCCGATCCAGATCTTGCTG AATTCTTCTTCTCCCTCGACCGCAATCTCGAAGACGTGGACACTTTCTATAATCGCAAATACGCAGAGTATGCTCGTCGGCTGAGATTGCTGCAAAGTCGTTATGGCCGCGTGGCACAAATGCCTGATGGCATCGATAAGGATGAGGCGCAGGACCTCATGGACGCACTGCTAGAGTTGCGCAGCCAACTGCGGAAGCTCCAGTGGTATGGCGAGGTTAATCGCAAGGGCTTTGTCAAAATCACGAAGAAGCTGGACAAGAAGATCCCCACCGTGTGTACGCAGGAGAGATACCTGGTCTCGCGGGTGAACCCGCGGCCATTTACGCGCAACTTCTCGTTGAATCAGGACGTGAAGACAGTGAATGAGTGGCTTTCTGGACTAGGCGACATCAAGACCTTCGACGATAGTGGCTCCACCTACTCCGCAGCATCCTTGGGTCGGGTCCCTGGTCGTTCACTGAACCTCCCTTCAGCTTTATTGGATGCTTTCGAAGACACGATTCGCAGCGACCGTGTTGACGATGTCGACCGGCTTCTCTCAGAGGCAGCGATCAGCAACGAGACGACGAGTGCGGCTTTTCGGCAAGTCCTCCTCAACTTCCTCCAACGCGCTGTTTCGTACAGAGCCAAGTTGTGCATTCCGAAGCTTCTGCAAAACGTCGCAAGTCTAGATGAAGAGGACGACATTAACAAGCGCAACGTCATCCATCGTCTCGTAATCAGCATTGGTCGCTCCAAGACTGGCGAGACGCTGGATGGCGAGGCTCGTCTGCCACAGAGCTTGCTGGATGCGCGGAATTTCATAGTACCAGCTACAGCTCCAAACAGACAGCCGCGGCCATGCACAACCACTGAGGAGGAGTCTACGAAACTCCTGAGCCTGAACGACGAATCTGTGCGGCTACTGGTTTATCTGCTCGACCAACTGCAACCACATCAACGCATAGCCCTACAGTCGCGCGATGCCTTTGGGCGCCTTCCACTCCACTATGCTGCTGGTTACGGCTTCGTCGTGATTTGCCAGGTTGTCATTAAGCATATGCAAGACTGGGGTCAATTTGACGTCAGTCGGGGTATCGATGCACAATACTGGCAAGACGACGAAGGCGACGCACCACTCCATCTTAGTGTTAAAGGGGGGCATCCGCTAACCACCAAAGCTCTTCTTGAGGCTGAGGACTGGTGTGGCCCCAGCGAGGAGAGGTTAACTTCCAGAAAGACCGTCTCTCAGTCAGGAGAAGCACTGGCTCTGGCAACGAAAATGAACTTCGTAACCATCGTCAAACTTCTCGTGGATGCAGGAGTGGACGTCAACTATCAGAACAAGCAAGGAGAAACTGCATTGCACATTGCGGCGCAGTATGGCCACGTCGAGTGTGCTAGAGCCTTACTGGAAGGCTCCAGTGTTAACAAGATTGATGTGGACATTCCTGAAAACACGTTCGCATGGACTCCGTTGTTCAATGCTTGCGTTGACAAACATCTTCCTGTTGTCGAGCTCCTTGCCGCTGCTGGTGCAGACCTGCAGCGACACGACAACTCCGGATGGACTGCTAAGGAACAAGCAGCACTCCGAGGCCACATGGAAATTGCTTACTACCTCGCAAAGCTCTGTCCTACGACAGGGTCATCGCTGCAACCAACAGCAGATACTAGAATTGCTCGGGCTGGATCACCTCCTCAATCCTCTCTTGATGAGAAGACATCTAAGAACATGGCTCGTGAAAACAGCCAAATCATGCAGAAGGTGCCAGATCCTGTCAAAAGCTACGGACACCGGTATTTGGCGAATGAGACCATGATTCTGGTCAGCCTGGGCTCGATGGACATGCGGAAGAACGTGCCAGCTATCGCGCTCGACGATATTCCCATAGCCGATGCACATGCTACTCAACTCGACACCGCCCTGTCCGTTTTCGTTTCGGCTTCTGGTGCCACAGGTGAGACCTATCCAATCGACCTGCCTGTCCAGGATATTGCTACGGAGCCGATCACCTTCATGACCAAAGATGTCAGCAAGGTGCAGCTACTGTTCGACATTTGCCCGACTTATGCAGGGTCGAAAGATAGCATCGTTGGACGAGGTGTTGCCCTTCTCTCCACCATCAAGACTCACATTGGCTCAAAACGCATCCCACTACAAGGAGACGTGAAAGTTCCGATCGTAGCGGCCTCAACTCTACAAGTCATCGGTACCGTCAACTTCAACTTTCTGATCATTACACCTTTCCAACATCCGAACATGTCCATTACAGAAGAGCACACGTACTGGAAGAAGATGGCATCCACCATGGTCATTGGTCACCGCGGACTTGGCAAGAACACTGACAAACAGAGGACATTGCAACTCGGCGAGAACACTATCCAGTCCTTTATTTCTGCTGCCAATCTGGGAGCCGAATATGTTGAGTTCGACGTGCAGCTGACTAAGGACCTTGTGCCTGTAATCTACCATGACTTCCTGGTCAGCGAAACTGGAATAGATGCTCCGGTGCACACGCTCACCCTGGACCAATTTCTGCACATTGGGGAAGGTCAAAAGCCCAGACCATCACGTGCTGGATCGCCGGAGACTGTTCTTCCAAGCAATGGGGTCCTCAACGGAGAAGAACAACGCTCAAATCCTAAGAGACTGCGATCGTACTCGGTCGACAATTCAACTCAACGTAACATTCATACTGAGCGTCAAGACGAGCTCAAGGAACGGATGAAGTACACTCGTGACTATATCAAGAAGGGCTACAAAGGCAATAGCCGTGCCATCTCAATTGGATCAGACTTCACGACGCTCGAGAGGATGTTCAAGAGCAAGGACATTCCAGCAGCGACAGGTTTCAACATCGAGATGAAGTATCCCATGCTCCACGAGTcagaagaggaagagatgGACCAGTACGCCGTTGAGCTGAACTCGTTCATTGACACAGTTCTGCAAGTTGTTTACGACCACTCAAACAAACGCAGAATCGTATTCTCCTCTTTCAACCCGGACATATGCCTCATGCTGTCCTTCAAGCAGCCATCAATTCCAGTGCTCTTCCTGACCGACGCAGGCACTTCGGACGTCGGCGACAAGCGTGCTGCTAGTTTGCAAGAAGCTATCCGATTTGCTAGTCGATGGAACTTATTCGGTATCGTGAGCGCAGCGGACCCTCTCGTCATGTGCCCAAGATTCATCAGAATGGTAAAAGAGAACGGTCTGGTCTGTATGACGTACGGAGTGCTCAATAACGATCCCAAGAACGTTCGT CTGCAAGAGAAAGAAGGGATTGATGCCGTCATCGTTGACAGCGTGCTCAGCATTCGACAAGGCTTGCAGGCACCTGACGAAGCAAATCTCAGCGGAACACACGTTACGACGCTTCCGATTAGTTCACCGCCTATTCCAGTCATCAAGGAGGGTAACGAAGGCACACCGGCGGTGCGACTGAACGGACACTTGCAGATGGCATAA
- a CDS encoding 3-oxoacyl-[acyl-carrier-protein] reductase, which produces MASRIRHVLITGGSRGIGLAIAQALARQSYRCTLISRSEKHLKAALTTLSPITATPHGYVAGSIASPDFWTTTNFSSNGLVKGDDASKIDVLVNCAGITQSRLFTTTPTEDIESIVETNLTALMLGTRFLLRNKYLHSTTRSRSSVGQTGLTPSIINVSSLLGVNGGYGAVAYAASKAGVLGFTRALAAEYMGHGVRVNAIVPGYVESDMTKVEGQDTTQKIRSARGNCTCSGVSHRKPVCA; this is translated from the exons ATGGCATCTCGAATCCGCCATGTCCTTATTACAGGCGGCAGCCGAGGTATTGGCCTTGCAATCGCACAAGCTCTCGCCAGACAGTCGTATCGCTGCACTCTAATCTCCCGCTCAGAAAAGCATCTCAAAGCCGCCTTGACCACCCTCAGTCCCATCACAGCAACACCACACGGGTATGTCGCAGGATCGATTGCGTCACCAGACTTCTGGACTACCACAAACTTCTCCTCAAACGGGCTCGTCAAAGGAGATGATGCATCCAAGATAGACGTTCTTGTGAACTGCGCGGGCATAACGCAATCCCGTCTCTTCACTACCACGCCTACAGAGGATATCGAATCCATAGTCGAGACAAATCTCACAGCCCTAATGCTCGGCACGCGCTTCTTGCTACGCAACAAATATCTGCACTCGACAACTAGGTCACGCTCTTCTGTGGGGCAAACAGGCCTCACGCCAAGTATCATCAATGTATCAAGCTTACTGGGAGTGAATGGAGGATACGGTGCCGTAGCGTACGCAGCAAGCAAAGCAGGGGTTCTGGGTTTCACCAGGGCGTTGGCAGCAGAGTACATGGGACATGGAGTGAGAGTGAACGCGATTGTGCCAGGGTATGTGGAGAGTGATATGACTAAAG TTGAAGGACAGGATACCACTCAAAAGATTCGGTCAGCCAGAGGAAATTGCACATGCAGTGGTGTTTCTCATAGAAAACCAGTATGCGCATAA
- a CDS encoding 3-oxoacyl-[acyl-carrier-protein] reductase, with product MASRIRHVLITGGSRGIGLAIAQALARQSYRCTLISRSEKHLKAALTTLSPITATPHGYVAGSIASPDFWTTTNFSSNGLVKGDDASKIDVLVNCAGITQSRLFTTTPTEDIESIVETNLTALMLGTRFLLRNKYLHSTTRSRSSVGQTGLTPSIINVSSLLGVNGGYGAVAYAASKAGVLGFTRALAAEYMGHGVRVNAIVPGYVESDMTKGTLAYGCG from the coding sequence ATGGCATCTCGAATCCGCCATGTCCTTATTACAGGCGGCAGCCGAGGTATTGGCCTTGCAATCGCACAAGCTCTCGCCAGACAGTCGTATCGCTGCACTCTAATCTCCCGCTCAGAAAAGCATCTCAAAGCCGCCTTGACCACCCTCAGTCCCATCACAGCAACACCACACGGGTATGTCGCAGGATCGATTGCGTCACCAGACTTCTGGACTACCACAAACTTCTCCTCAAACGGGCTCGTCAAAGGAGATGATGCATCCAAGATAGACGTTCTTGTGAACTGCGCGGGCATAACGCAATCCCGTCTCTTCACTACCACGCCTACAGAGGATATCGAATCCATAGTCGAGACAAATCTCACAGCCCTAATGCTCGGCACGCGCTTCTTGCTACGCAACAAATATCTGCACTCGACAACTAGGTCACGCTCTTCTGTGGGGCAAACAGGCCTCACGCCAAGTATCATCAATGTATCAAGCTTACTGGGAGTGAATGGAGGATACGGTGCCGTAGCGTACGCAGCAAGCAAAGCAGGGGTTCTGGGTTTCACCAGGGCGTTGGCAGCAGAGTACATGGGACATGGAGTGAGAGTGAACGCGATTGTGCCAGGGTATGTGGAGAGTGATATGACTAAAGGTACGTTGGCGTATGGTTGCGGGTAA
- a CDS encoding E1 ubiquitin-activating enzyme translates to MARDRYAQQSLGGTLHGMVKKARVLMVGAGGIGCELLKNLVLTGFGEIHIVDLDTIDLSNLNRQFLFRNEHIKKSKALVAKESAHQFNPNVKIEAYHDNIKDPQFNVAWFQTFNIVFNALDNLDARRHVNKMCLAANVPLIESGTTGFNGQVQVIKKGDTECYDCVPKATPKVFATCTIRSTPSQLIHCIVWGKSYLFAELFGISEDDAPDLDQSLEKDANNAEEIAELRKEATKLKRIRDQMGSQGFPRAVFEMVFKEDIERLLSMEDMWKGKNAPVALDFDRLSQETTAPAATIMQDDQRVWNTAENFAIFVNSLHRLSNRLETERAQAEVGNAAPILSFDKDDVDTLDFVVASANLRAAIFGIEPRSKFDIKQMAGNIIPAIATTNAMTAGLCVLQAYKILRYTDPEQLKRQAKMVFLTRTTERVLAAESLRNPNPECPTCSVAHIALTVDTERAKLSDLVDDVLKEQLGYGEDFSITKNGDLLYDPDEDAHLDKTFAELGLATDSSVVVIDDADEDKKVNVQFSIVAKDLPATDKPINLLSDPKIATRPNAAVPVASPAANRHAKTNGTTNGTTSGSLKRTAEDASLEDSLVRKRGKAMEGKQIMDADDILVIEDEKDDGVIELD, encoded by the exons ATGGCACGCGACAGGTATGCGCAGCAGAGCCTCGGCGGCACGCTGCACGGCATGGTCAAGAAG GCTCGCGTGCTCATGGTAGGAGCTGGCGGCATTGGCTGCGAGCTGCTCAAGAATCTTGTTCTTACTGGCTTCGGTGAGATCCACATTGTCGACCTGGACACCATCGATCTCAGCAACCTCAATCGACAATTCCTGTTCCGCAACGAACACATAAAGAAGTCGAAGGCATTG GTCGCGAAGGAGTCGGCGCATCAGTTCAATCCCAACGTCAAGATCGAAGCCTACCACGACAACATCAAGGACCCGCAATTCAATGTTGCATGGTTCCAGACCTTCAACATCGTATTCAACGCGCTCGACAACCTCGATGCACGTCGCCATGTCAACAAGATGTGCTTGGCTGCCAACGTACCGCTGATCGAGAGTGGCACCACAGGCTTCAACGGGCAGGTGCAGGTCATCAAGAAGGGAGACACCGAATGCTACGACTGCGTACCGAAGGCCACACCGAAAGTCTTTGCCACATGCACGATTCGAAGCACACCCTCACAACTCATCCATTGCATTGTGTGGGGCAAGTCGTACCTGTTTGCCGAGCTGTTTGGCATCTCGGAGGATGATGCACCGGACCTAGATCAGAGTTTGGAGAAAGATGCAAACAACGCTGAGGAAATTGCTGAACTGCGCAAGGAAGCGACCAAGTTGAAGCGCATACGGGACCAAATGGGCTCACAAGGCTTCCCGCGCGCTGTCTTCGAGATGGTCTTCAAAGAGGATATCGAGCGCTTACTGAGCATGGAAGACATGTGGAAGGGCAAGAATGCACCAGTCGCACTGGATTTTGACAGATTGTCGCAGGAGACTACGGCCCCGGCAGCAACGATCATGCAGGACGACCAAAGGGTATGGAACACAGCAGAAAACTTCGCTATCTTCGTGAACAGTCTGCATCGGCTCAGCAACCGTCTGGAGACAGAACGTGCACAGGCAGAGGTTGGAAACGCGGCTCCCATCCTGAGCTTCGACAAGGATGATGTAGACACCTTGGACTTCGTCGTTGCAAGCGCCAACCTACGCGCTGCCATCTTCGGTATTGAGCCCCGGTCAAAATTCGATATCAAGC AAATGGCCGGAAACATCATTCCTGCGATCGCAACGACCAACGCCATGACTGCTGGCCTCTGTGTTCTCCAAGCCTACAAGATCTTGCGCTACACCGACCCAGAACAACTCAAGCGACAAGCCAAGATGGTCTTCCTTACTAGGACTACTGAACGTGTTCTCGCCGCTGAGTCCCTTCGCAATCCGAACCCCGAGTGCCCGACCTGCAGTGTCGCTCACATTGCCCTGACCGTCGACACAGAACGTGCAAAGCTTAGCGACCTAGTAGACGATGTATTGAAAGAGCAGTTGGGCTATGGCGAGGATTTCAGTATCACCAAGAATGGCGACCTGCTTTACGACCCTGACGAGGACGCTCATCTGGACAAGACGTTTGCCGAACTTGGCCTAGCAACGGACAGCTCAGTTGTTGTCATTGATGACGCAGACGAAGATAAGAAAGTCAACGTGCAGTTCTCCATTGTTGCGAAGGATCTGCCGGCAACAGACAAACCCATCAACCTGTTGTCAGACCCGAAGATTGCAACAAGACCTAATGCTGCAGTACCTGTTGCTTCACCTGCAGCGAACAGGCATGCAAAGACGAATGGCACCACCAATGGTACAACAAGCGGAAGCCTCAAGCGAACAGCCGAAGATGCCAGTCTTGAGGATAGTCTAGTCAGGAAGAGGGGCAAGGCCATGGAAGGTAAACAGATCATGGACGCTGATGACATATTGGTGATCGAGGACGAGAAGGACGATGGTGTCATCGAACTCGATTGA
- a CDS encoding Galacturonan 1,4-alpha-galacturonidase: MRSISVFLALVASLTSASAFAFGNDFIPVGASIEVARSDSLLPRKPRQKDNWGNAVAHDRKKITIRASKNETDDISDDFLWALKKANNGGLVHLKKNHKYVIGKKLDLSFLKDVYVNINGELKYTNDIKYWQANNFYYPFQKSITFTVWGGKDVKIYSDSGSGVINGNGQAWWDGFSGAEILDPNNKFYRPILFLTDNATNVEVSGLHLKDSPCWTTFLVRTKNVVFDNIYIDAVSTNASSLPKNTDGFDSLNVDGLTVTNTRVNVGDDCFSPKPNTTNIFVKNLWCNGTHGVSMGSIGQYPGVKDYISNAWIENVTLLNGQNGARLKAWAGPNVGYGYIDNITYKDIHIENTDAPVVLDQCYFNINETTCAAYPSNVNITNVNFINISGSSSGKNGKVVADLTCSPGATCDGIHLENINITSPAGSPSQIVCENIKGDIGVDCIPASEADD, from the exons ATGAGATCAATTTCAGTCTTTCTCGCCCTCGTGGCTTCTCTGACATCGGCGTCTGCATTTGCATTCGGCAATGACTTCATTCCGGTTGGTGCTTCCATTGAAGTCGCGCGATCAGATTCGCTTCTGCCCAGGAAGCCTAGACAGAAAGACAATTGGGGCAATGCCGTCGCACACGATCGCAAGAAGATCACCATTCGAGCGTCGAAGAACGAGACAGACGACATCAGTGATGATTTCCTCTGGGCGCTTAAGAAGGCCAACAACGGCGGACTTGTGCACTTGAAGAAGAATCACAAATATGTCATCGGCAAAAAGTTGGACCTTAGCTTCCTCAAAGACGTCTATGTCAACATCAACGGCGAGCTAAAGTATACCAACGACATCAAGTACTGGCAAGCCAACAACTTCTACTACCCGTTCCAGAAGAGCATCACCTTTACAGTCTGGGGTGGCAA AGATGTCAAGATTTACTCTGACTCTGGCTCGGGCGTGATAAATGGTAACGGACAAGCCTGGTGGGATGGCTTCTCAGGCGCTGAAATTCTTGATCCAAACAACAAGTTCTACCGCCCGATCCTCTTCCTCACCGACAACGCAACCAACGTCGAGGTTTCAGGCCTTCACCTCAAAGACTCACCCTGCTGGACCACTTTCCTCGTTCGCACCAAGAACGTCGTCTTCGACAACATCTACATTGACGCCGTATCCACAAATGCCTCCTCACTCCCCAAGAACACCGATGGCTTCGACTCGCTCAACGTCGACGGCCTGACCGTAACAAACACCCGCGTCAACGTAGGCGACGACTGCTTCTCGCCCAAGCCCAACACCACCAACATCTTTGTCAAGAACCTGTGGTGCAATGGCACGCACGGCGTATCCATGGGATCGATCGGCCAGTACCCCGGCGTCAAGGACTACATCAGCAATGCATGGATCGAGAACGTGACGCTGCTGAACGGACAGAACGGCGCGCGCCTCAAGGCCTGGGCAGGCCCGAATGTCGGGTACGGCTACATTGACAACATCACGTACAAGGACATCCACATTGAAAACACTGACGCGCCCGTTGTGCTGGACCAGTGCTACTTCAACATCAACGAGACGACGTGCGCGGCGTACCCGTCCAACGTCAATATTACAAACGTCAACTTCATCAACATCTCTGGCTCGAGCAGCGGTAAGAACGGAAAGGTCGTCGCGGATTTGACATGCAGCCCCGGCGCTACGTGTGATGGTATTCACCTTGAGAACATCAACATTACGAGTCCTGCGGGTTCACCATCGCAGATCGTGTGCGAGAACATCAAGGGAGATATCGGTGTCGACTGTATCCCTGCGAGCGAGGCGGATGACTAG
- a CDS encoding Kynureninase: MDATSAINQLRQGQKPEWPANADSLEFAQSLDSSSDILKTFRDEFVVPTKAQLARKQLKDDAKTAAKATSADDEGIYFCGNSLGLQPKAVGEYLNTYLKTWGSIAVGGHFTNFEDSPLPPYQDLAAQCSQQMADIVGASPAEIVAMNTLTINLHLMMAAFYKPTEKKHKIMCEWRPFPSDWYAIESQIEWHGLDPKKSMLTVEPDEGYLMTTEHICKLITDNADEIALVMLPGIQYYSGQLLDIPTITAHAHKHGLTIGWDLAHAAGNVELKLHEWDVDFACWCTYKYMNAGAGSVAGAFVHAKHGNNEHNVGLKGWYGHDKSSRFLMDNNFKPTPGAQGFQCSNPSIVDLACLSGSLSVFNKTEMAKLRSKSLLLTAYAEHLLSAIATRNIKDGDFPFQIISPTDPRFRGAQLSVLLQEDLMEDVAAGLEKNSVICDKRKPGIIRVAPAPLYNTFADVQKFMAIFEKALQPKTETEGRREGKQVDVNANVEARL, encoded by the coding sequence ATGGACGCAACTTCCGCTATCAATCAGCTCCGACAAGGCCAGAAGCCGGAATGGCCAGCTAACGCCGACTCGCTCGAGTTCGCACAGTCTCTCGATAGCAGCAGTGATATTCTGAAGACCTTCCGAGATGAGTTCGTTGTTCCCACAAAGGCCCAGCTCGCGCGGAAACAGCTCAAGGATGATGCGAAGACTGCAGCGAAAGCTACCAGTGCGGATGATGAGGGTATTTACTTCTGCGGCAACTCGCTCGGTCTTCAGCCTAAGGCCGTTGGCGAATATCTGAACACATACCTCAAGACCTGGGGGTCCATTGCTGTTGGTGGTCACTTCACAAACTTCGAGGACTCGCCATTGCCACCCTACCAAGATCTTGCTGCACAATGCTCACAACAGATGGCCGATATCGTCGGCGCATCCCCTGCGGAGATCGTCGCCATGAACACCCTAACCATCAACCTTCACCTGATGATGGCCGCGTTTTACAAACCCACGGAGAAGAAGCACAAGATCATGTGCGAATGGCGGCCGTTTCCCAGCGACTGGTATGCAATCGAATCGCAAATCGAATGGCACGGTCTCGACCCCAAGAAGTCCATGTTGACCGTGGAGCCGGATGAGGGCTACCTGATGACCACTGAGCACATCTGCAAGCTCATCACCGACAACGCAGACGAGATCGCCTTAGTCATGCTTCCTGGAATCCAGTACTACTCCGGCCAGCTCCTCGACATCCCCACCATCACCGCTCACGCGCACAAGCACGGCCTTACCATCGGCTGGGATCTTGCGCACGCTGCTGGAAACGTTGAATTGAAGCTGCACGAGTGGGACGTTGATTTCGCATGTTGGTGCACCTACAAGTACATGAATGCCGGTGCCGGCTCAGTAGCAGGCGCCTTTGTGCACGCGAAACACGGCAACAACGAGCACAACGTTGGTTTGAAAGGGTGGTACGGTCACGACAAGTCGTCTCGCTTCCTCATGGACAACAACTTCAAGCCCACACCCGGCGCGCAGGGCTTCCAGTGCTCTAACCCTTCCATCGTCGACCTGGCATGTCTATCCGGCTCCCTGAGCGTCTTCAACAAGACCGAAATGGCCAAGCTGCGCTCAAAGTCCCTCCTCCTGACCGCATACGCAGAGCATTTGCTTTCCGCCATTGCCACCCGAAACATCAAAGACGGCGATTTCCCCTTCCAAATCATCTCGCCAACGGACCCGCGCTTCCGCGGCGCCCAGCTCAGCGTCCTCTTGCAAGAAGACCTTATGGAGGACGTAGCCGCAGGACTCGAGAAGAACAGCGTCATCTGCGATAAGAGGAAACCCGGCATCATTCGTGTCGCACCTGCACCGCTGTACAACACTTTCGCGGATGTGCAGAAGTTCATGGCCATCTTTGAGAAGGCGCTGCAGCCCAAGACAGAGACAGAGGGGCGAAGGGAAGGGAAGCAGGTAGATGTAAACGCCAATGTAGAAGCGAGGCTGTAG
- a CDS encoding Indoleamine 2,3-dioxygenase, translating to MSPHKVETLPSAAALPSYGISKNGFLPAKAPLTCLPNAYYQPWEAIIEVLPTLIETQQIRQRVDELALLDTTHLQTEAEWQRAYSILAVIAQGYIWQGPEPSEHLPSAISVPFLKAAERLEVHPVATYAALNLWNWRPLEKGANLTQPDNLVALHTATGSDDESWFLIISNAMEARAGPLLHIMLAAMEAVDHDDVQAIVSGLRYFTESMKDIGRLLERMDERCNPQKFYYTIRPLLAGSMNMEAAGLPNGVFYDEGNGKGQWRKYRGGSNGQSSLLQFFDAALSVNHSRCGNFHAEMREYMPGPHKRFLDDVESIANIRSYVDSHQDNAELLEAYNEAVAALSRFRDIHIALVTRYIIIPARQGRPAHFASRKDIASMTTKMASEKPSTQELVGTGGTKLIPFLRTSRDETNEATVS from the exons ATGAGCCCTCACAAAGTCGAAACTCTTCCCTCTGCGGCTGCCCTACCATCATACGGCATTTCCAAAAATGGTTTTTTACCCGCGAAAGCACCGCTGACCTGTCTACCAAACGCCTATTACCAGCCATGGGAAGCTATCATCGAAGTGCTGCCGACCCTTATCGAGACACAACAAATCCGCCAACGAGTAGACGAACTGGCTCTCCTGGACACAACACATCTCCAGACCGAAGCAGAATGGCAAAGAGCATACTCGATACTGGCAGTCATTGCGCAAGGTTACATCTGGCAAGGACCAGAGCCCTCAGAG CACTTACCCTCTGCCATCTCCGTTCCCTTCTTGAAGGCAGCTGAGCGTCTCGAGGTGCATCCGGTAGCGACCTATGCAGCATTGAACCTCTGGAACTGGAGGCCTCTTGAGAAGGGTGCCAACCTTACGCAGCCGGACAACTTGGTCGCGCTCCACACCGCCACAGGATCCGATGACGAGTCGTGGTTCCTCATCATATCAAATGCCATGGAGGCTAGGGCAGGGCCTTTACTACACATCATGCTGGCCGCTATGGAGGCTGTCGACCATGATGATGTTCAAGCGATAGTCTCTGGACTGAGGTATTTCACGGAGAGCATGAAGGATATCGGCAGACTACTCGAGCGCATGGACGAGCGTTGCAACCCGCAGAAGTTCTACTACACCATTCGGCCGCTGTTAGCGGGTAGTATGAACATGGAGGCAGCTGGCCTGCCGAACGGTGTCTTCTACGATGAAGGTAATGGCAAGGGACAATGGAGGAAATACCGCGGCGGTAGCAACGGGCAAAGCTCGCTTCTGCAGTTCTTCGATGCTGCACTTTCAGTCAACCATTCCCGATGTGGTAACTTCCACGCGGAGATGCGCGAATACATGCCCGGTCCACACAAGAGGTTCCTGGACGACGTTGAGTCTATCGCAAACATCCGCAGTTACGTTGACTCGCACCAAGACAACGCCGAACTTCTGGAAGCTTACAATGAGGCTGTTGCAGCCTTGAGCCGCTTCCGAGACATCCATATCGCTCTCGTTACGAGGTACATCATCATTCCTGCTCGTCAAGGAAGACCAGCACACTTTGCGAGCCGCAAGGACATCGCGTCGATGACTACCAAGATGGCGTCAGAGAAGCCATCAACGCAGGAGTTGGTGGGCACTGGCGGGACCAAGCTCATCCCGTTCCTGCGTACGTCAAGGGACGAAACAAACGAGGCTACTGTCTCGTGA